The following coding sequences are from one Humulus lupulus chromosome X, drHumLupu1.1, whole genome shotgun sequence window:
- the LOC133806386 gene encoding uncharacterized protein LOC133806386, which produces MAIANNLCTGGRPLPQIPEEHTPRTEEYPRQPGKQAMVDPDPEERSDSSNSRGPPAPRPDEDLYYNPKRYVPIVELENRQLRKQLAEATKRNEELSRQAADTQAPPRRPRGRPRGSTTARRAEQASQPNQPRPRRSTWAEATVNPTAKLPTGTGNNRAPLVAQNPNPNTARNNLEPVWANSRPSGPDNGRQPPLPIRHSPSPIRHPSPVREVLRPAPRRPSRSGSQDGNRQARPGQGSEREATRDYRAPQPSGSQMSRSKTAETRRPTGESPRNHRATPPERATSYVSEARTTLGP; this is translated from the coding sequence ATGGCCATTGCAAACAACCTCtgtactggtgggcgaccattgccccagatACCTGAGGAGCATACTCCTCGTACCGAGGAATATCCCCGACAACCTGGAAAGCAGGCTATGGTGGACCCGGACCCTGAGgagaggagtgattcatccaaTTCTCGAGGGCCACCTGCTCCCAGGCCTGATGAGGATTTATACTACAACCCTAAAAGATATGTTCCtatcgtggaacttgaaaatcgtcaATTGCGCAAACAATTGGCAGAGGCGACAAAACGCAATGAAGAATTATCCAGACAGGCAGCTGACACCCAAGCACCTCCCCGGAGGCCTAGAGGACGCCCCCGCGGGAGCACGACCGCCAGGAGGGCAGAACAAGCATCGCAGCCGAATCAGCCAAGGCCCCGGAGGAGTACCTGGGCTGAGGCCACTGTCAACCCGACTGCAAAATTGCCTACAGGAACgggtaataaccgagcccctCTAGTGGCTCAGAACCCGAATCCTAATACTGCAAGAAACAACCTAGAGCCTGTCTGGGCGAATTCTAGGCCATCTGGGCCCGacaatgggagacagccaccGTTGCCCATAAGGCATTcgccatcaccaataagacacCCCTCGCCAGTCCGAGAGGTCCTACGACCTGCACCACGGAGACCATCTCGTAGCGGCAGTCAAGATGGAAACCGACAGGCCAGGCCTGGACAGGGGAGTGAAAGGGAGGCTACCCGAGATTACAGAGCTCCTCAGCCTTcgggaagccaaatgtcaagatcaaaAACTGCTGAAACAAGAAGGCCAACAGGGGAATCACCTCGTAATCACCGAGCCACACCTCCGGAGAGGGCTACGAGTTACGTAAGCGAAGCTCGGACTACACTCGGTCCGTAA